One genomic region from Blastococcus sp. Marseille-P5729 encodes:
- a CDS encoding 3-hydroxyacyl-CoA dehydrogenase NAD-binding domain-containing protein, translated as MSTQTINPADVFADEIVTKAVVREVTVPGLDGKVALITIDNGFDHTKPSTFGPAGLQSLAEAIDQAIASKPAAIAVTGKPFIFAVGADLSGVPAVTSRDLALEIAKAGHDTFGKLIETDIPTFAFVNGAVLGGGLELALACDYRTLSTSTPMVGFPEVFLGLVPGWGGTQLLPRLIGADKAVTVIIENAMNQNKTLKAPQAKELGIVDEIFDSADFLESSLAWLADVVNGKAKVNRPQVDTGEAWDDAIARGKQIADSRSHGAATGAYRALELIDLARTASIGEGFAAENEALADLLMSDPLRASLYAFDLVNKRAKRPVGAPDKSLARKVTKVGIVGAGLMASQLALLFVRKLEVPVVMTDLDQDRADKGVAYVIAELDKLLQKKRISPDKHNRLKGLISGQVGYEAFSDADFVIEAVFEELSLKKQIFGAIEEQVSEECVFATNTSSLSITEMAADLKHPERLVGFHFFNPVAVLPLLEIIKGEMTDDATLATAFGTGKKLGKSSVLVKDSPGFVVNRLLTRFLGTVIGAVDEGADFVVADTSLDSLGLPMSPMVLLQLVGPAVALHTAETMHEAFPERFGVSKNMTAFVEAGKQAVYQWDEQGQQTIDPEVQALWEQGSAQLSGDEVKQRALEALAEEIAMMLDEGVVAGPQDIDLCMILGAGWPFWNGGITPYLDREGISEKINGKRFLPQGAASVPA; from the coding sequence ATGAGCACCCAGACCATCAACCCGGCCGACGTCTTCGCCGACGAGATCGTGACCAAGGCCGTCGTCCGCGAGGTCACCGTTCCCGGACTCGACGGCAAGGTCGCGTTGATCACGATCGACAACGGCTTCGACCACACCAAGCCCTCGACCTTCGGTCCGGCCGGCCTGCAGTCCCTCGCCGAGGCGATCGACCAGGCGATCGCGAGCAAGCCGGCCGCGATCGCCGTCACCGGCAAGCCGTTCATCTTCGCCGTAGGTGCGGATCTCTCCGGAGTACCCGCGGTCACCTCGCGCGATCTCGCCCTGGAGATCGCAAAGGCCGGCCACGACACCTTCGGCAAGCTGATCGAGACCGACATCCCGACCTTCGCGTTCGTCAACGGCGCGGTGCTGGGCGGCGGCCTCGAGCTGGCGCTGGCCTGCGACTACCGCACGCTGTCCACCAGTACGCCGATGGTCGGCTTCCCCGAGGTGTTCCTCGGCCTGGTGCCCGGCTGGGGCGGCACCCAGCTGCTGCCGCGGCTGATCGGCGCCGACAAGGCCGTCACGGTGATCATCGAGAACGCGATGAATCAGAACAAGACACTCAAGGCCCCACAGGCCAAGGAGCTGGGCATCGTCGACGAGATCTTCGACTCCGCCGACTTCCTCGAGTCGTCGCTCGCATGGCTGGCGGACGTCGTCAACGGCAAGGCGAAGGTCAACCGCCCGCAGGTCGACACCGGCGAGGCGTGGGACGACGCCATCGCCCGCGGAAAACAGATCGCCGACTCCCGCTCGCACGGTGCCGCCACCGGCGCGTACCGAGCGCTCGAGCTCATCGACCTGGCCCGTACGGCGTCGATCGGCGAAGGCTTCGCCGCCGAGAACGAGGCGCTGGCCGACCTGCTGATGAGCGACCCGCTGCGTGCCTCGCTGTACGCCTTCGACCTGGTCAACAAGCGCGCCAAGCGCCCCGTCGGCGCCCCCGACAAGTCACTTGCCCGCAAGGTGACCAAGGTCGGCATCGTCGGCGCGGGCCTGATGGCCTCTCAGCTGGCGTTGCTGTTCGTGCGCAAGCTCGAGGTGCCGGTCGTGATGACCGACCTCGACCAGGATCGCGCCGACAAGGGAGTGGCGTACGTTATCGCCGAGCTCGACAAGCTGCTGCAGAAGAAGCGGATCAGCCCCGACAAGCACAACCGGCTCAAGGGCCTGATCTCCGGCCAGGTCGGCTACGAGGCATTCTCCGACGCCGACTTCGTCATCGAGGCGGTGTTTGAAGAGCTGTCGCTGAAGAAGCAGATCTTCGGTGCGATCGAGGAGCAGGTCAGCGAGGAGTGCGTCTTCGCGACGAACACCTCCTCGCTGTCGATCACCGAGATGGCCGCTGACCTGAAGCATCCCGAGCGCCTCGTGGGCTTCCACTTCTTCAACCCCGTCGCGGTCCTGCCCCTGCTGGAGATCATCAAGGGCGAGATGACCGACGACGCGACGCTCGCTACGGCGTTCGGCACCGGCAAGAAGCTCGGCAAGTCGTCGGTGCTGGTCAAGGACTCCCCCGGGTTCGTCGTCAACCGGCTGCTCACCCGCTTCCTCGGGACCGTGATCGGCGCCGTCGACGAGGGTGCGGACTTCGTCGTGGCCGACACGTCGCTGGACTCGCTCGGCCTGCCGATGAGCCCGATGGTGCTGCTGCAGCTGGTCGGCCCCGCCGTCGCGTTGCACACCGCCGAGACGATGCACGAGGCCTTCCCCGAGCGCTTCGGCGTATCGAAGAACATGACCGCGTTCGTCGAGGCCGGCAAGCAGGCGGTCTACCAGTGGGACGAGCAGGGCCAGCAGACGATCGATCCCGAGGTGCAGGCGCTCTGGGAGCAGGGGTCGGCCCAGCTGTCCGGTGACGAGGTCAAGCAGCGCGCGCTCGAGGCGCTCGCCGAGGAGATCGCGATGATGCTCGACGAGGGTGTGGTCGCCGGTCCGCAGGACATCGACCTGTGCATGATCCTCGGTGCCGGCTGGCCGTTCTGGAATGGCGGGATCACGCCGTACCTCGACCGCGAGGGCATCAGCGAGAAGATCAACGGGAAGCGCTTCCTGCCCCAAGGGGCCGCCTCCGTGCCTGCCTGA